A window of bacterium contains these coding sequences:
- a CDS encoding SUMF1/EgtB/PvdO family nonheme iron enzyme, whose translation MGNLLGVGGASARAVGVGALAVVLVAGACAHGGAGGAAAGTDGAPRTARQAAQMAQPAQMGPTAPAASVPAAAPAAKALLREAAPARPTQPPPESAEQRQARLEALWARLGLQFVAVPAGEFTMQAPGAKEKPRVERVTAFLLARDEVTVGQFRQFVEATGYRTAAEADGGCRQIAGDHWETGRGATWRSPGFPQGDDHPVVCVSWADVKAFCDWAGVRLPSEVEWEYAAGWGEPRTAYSWGDGRPEGRLSGNLASEEARRVLGLSWAGQGISFGHDDGYVYTAPVGSYEPNRLGLRDMTGNVLEWTSTRWKVSPSPGTGNAFAVRGGSWQSIASNAQVASASCYYWYNKSDFVGFRVARDAP comes from the coding sequence ATGGGAAATCTCCTCGGTGTCGGAGGGGCGTCGGCGCGGGCCGTCGGCGTCGGGGCGCTCGCGGTCGTGCTCGTCGCCGGGGCGTGCGCGCATGGAGGCGCAGGCGGGGCGGCGGCCGGCACCGACGGAGCACCCCGGACGGCCAGGCAGGCGGCGCAGATGGCGCAACCGGCACAGATGGGACCGACGGCCCCGGCGGCGTCGGTGCCCGCGGCCGCACCGGCGGCAAAGGCGCTGTTGCGCGAGGCGGCGCCGGCGCGCCCGACCCAGCCGCCGCCTGAAAGCGCCGAGCAGCGGCAGGCGCGCCTCGAGGCGCTGTGGGCGCGCCTGGGGCTGCAGTTCGTCGCCGTGCCCGCGGGCGAGTTCACGATGCAGGCCCCGGGAGCGAAGGAGAAGCCGCGCGTCGAGCGGGTGACGGCCTTCTTGCTGGCGCGGGACGAGGTCACGGTGGGGCAGTTCCGCCAGTTCGTCGAGGCAACCGGGTACCGCACCGCCGCCGAGGCGGACGGCGGCTGCCGCCAGATCGCCGGCGACCATTGGGAGACCGGGCGCGGTGCCACGTGGCGCAGCCCCGGCTTCCCGCAGGGGGACGACCACCCGGTGGTCTGCGTCTCGTGGGCGGACGTCAAGGCCTTCTGCGACTGGGCAGGCGTGCGGCTGCCGAGCGAGGTGGAGTGGGAGTACGCCGCGGGCTGGGGCGAGCCGCGCACCGCCTACAGCTGGGGCGACGGCAGGCCGGAGGGGAGGCTCTCGGGCAACCTGGCCAGCGAGGAGGCGCGCCGCGTGCTGGGCCTGAGCTGGGCCGGGCAGGGCATCAGCTTCGGGCACGACGACGGGTACGTCTACACCGCGCCCGTCGGCAGCTACGAGCCCAACCGGCTGGGACTTCGCGACATGACCGGCAATGTCCTGGAGTGGACCTCGACGCGCTGGAAGGTCTCGCCCTCGCCGGGCACCGGCAACGCCTTCGCCGTGCGCGGCGGGTCGTGGCAGTCGATCGCCTCGAACGCCCAGGTGGCGAGCGCCTCCTGCTATTACTGGTACAACAAGAGCGATTTCGTCGGTTTTCGCGTGGCGCGCGACGCGCCCTAG
- a CDS encoding glycosyltransferase family 2 protein produces MAVVIPCYRVRETVLAVVRAVPPAVAAIYVVDDCCPEGSGRLVHEGVGDPRVRVLFNERNLGVGGATLAGFRRALEEGADVIVKIDGDGQMDPALLPHFVAPIAAGHADYTKGNRFFNLEDVAAMPRARLAGNAVLSFVAKLSGGYWNIFDPTNGYVAIHARVFAWLPAGKIDPGYFFETDMLFRLNTLRAVVADIPMRAVYGGAASSLRLPREAVRFAAGHARNFARRIFYNYFLRDFNFASLELVLGSLLVLFGGVFGAMKWWQGSVHDVFASSGTVMLSALPVILGAMLLLAFIGHDIQSVPRDPIHGRLPRGPARHRAG; encoded by the coding sequence GTGGCGGTGGTCATACCCTGCTACCGCGTGCGCGAGACGGTGCTCGCCGTCGTCCGCGCCGTCCCCCCGGCGGTGGCGGCGATCTACGTGGTCGACGACTGCTGCCCCGAGGGGAGCGGTCGGCTCGTGCACGAGGGCGTCGGCGACCCGCGCGTCCGGGTCCTCTTCAACGAGCGCAACCTCGGGGTGGGCGGCGCGACGCTCGCCGGCTTCCGGCGGGCGCTGGAGGAGGGCGCGGACGTCATCGTCAAGATCGACGGGGACGGGCAGATGGACCCGGCGCTCCTGCCGCACTTCGTCGCGCCGATCGCCGCAGGGCACGCCGACTACACGAAGGGCAACCGTTTCTTCAACCTCGAGGACGTCGCGGCGATGCCGCGGGCGCGGCTGGCCGGGAACGCCGTCCTGTCGTTCGTCGCGAAGCTCTCCGGGGGGTACTGGAACATCTTCGACCCGACGAACGGCTACGTTGCCATCCATGCCCGCGTCTTCGCGTGGCTGCCTGCCGGCAAGATCGACCCGGGGTACTTCTTCGAGACCGATATGCTCTTTCGCCTCAACACGCTGCGGGCGGTGGTGGCGGACATCCCGATGCGGGCGGTCTACGGCGGCGCGGCGAGCAGCCTGCGGCTGCCGCGCGAGGCGGTGCGCTTCGCCGCCGGCCACGCGCGGAACTTCGCGCGCCGGATCTTTTACAACTATTTCCTGCGGGACTTCAACTTCGCCTCGCTGGAACTGGTGCTCGGCTCCCTCCTGGTGCTCTTCGGCGGCGTCTTCGGGGCCATGAAGTGGTGGCAGGGCTCGGTGCACGACGTCTTCGCCAGCAGCGGGACCGTCATGCTCTCAGCGCTGCCGGTCATCCTCGGCGCGATGCTCCTGCTGGCGTTCATCGGGCACGACATCCAGTCGGTCCCGCGCGACCCGATCCACGGGCGGCTGCCGCGCGGCCCGGCACGACACCGGGCGGGGTGA
- a CDS encoding TlpA disulfide reductase family protein, producing the protein MAAAAACVLLALPGTAHALKAGDPFPHFVAPDMSGAMIDTKAIGKKVIFIEFWSIYCSSCVAQMPHVVKMYDKLKDQGLQCIGIDMDSYGVARVKKFLDGLEFKVTYPNIIDAKMQIKALLGVSILPTTIVVDTTGKVALFHVGYKPGFEVEMEEFVKKLLPGK; encoded by the coding sequence ATGGCGGCGGCGGCCGCGTGTGTTCTCCTCGCGCTGCCCGGCACGGCGCACGCGCTCAAGGCGGGCGATCCCTTCCCGCATTTTGTCGCCCCGGACATGTCAGGGGCCATGATCGACACCAAGGCGATCGGCAAGAAGGTGATCTTCATCGAGTTCTGGTCGATCTACTGCTCGAGTTGCGTGGCGCAGATGCCGCACGTCGTCAAGATGTACGACAAGCTCAAGGACCAGGGGCTGCAGTGCATCGGCATCGACATGGACTCCTACGGCGTGGCGCGCGTCAAGAAGTTCCTCGACGGGCTCGAGTTCAAGGTCACCTACCCCAACATCATCGACGCCAAGATGCAGATCAAGGCGCTGCTCGGGGTGAGCATCCTGCCGACGACGATCGTCGTCGACACGACGGGCAAGGTCGCCCTGTTCCACGTCGGGTACAAGCCCGGCTTCGAAGTCGAGATGGAGGAGTTCGTCAAGAAGCTCCTCCCGGGAAAATAG
- a CDS encoding TlpA disulfide reductase family protein encodes MRSRVGSLALVIAFTLLALRPPTAAAIDAETLPVGSAAPQFSAEDADGKPFVLAEALKEKPVMLVFFSLFCGSCMEELPIIEQEKSKFEDKVQILAVNLDEANRARSLKPAAKAKGFPTVRILLNKVEKKAEDGSVVKKEFQIDTAYKIRATPALYLINRDGTIAYGHYGPLNPDELAAVVAQAR; translated from the coding sequence ATGCGCTCCCGCGTCGGCTCCCTCGCCCTTGTGATCGCTTTCACCCTGCTGGCGCTGCGCCCGCCCACCGCCGCCGCGATCGACGCCGAGACGCTGCCGGTGGGCTCGGCGGCGCCGCAGTTCTCCGCCGAGGACGCCGACGGGAAGCCGTTCGTCCTCGCCGAAGCGCTCAAGGAGAAGCCGGTGATGCTCGTCTTCTTCTCGCTCTTCTGCGGCTCGTGCATGGAGGAGCTGCCGATCATCGAGCAGGAGAAGTCGAAGTTCGAGGACAAGGTGCAGATCCTCGCGGTGAACCTCGACGAGGCCAACCGAGCCAGGAGCCTCAAGCCGGCGGCGAAGGCCAAGGGCTTCCCGACGGTGCGGATCCTCTTGAACAAGGTCGAGAAGAAGGCCGAGGACGGCAGCGTCGTCAAAAAGGAATTCCAGATCGACACCGCCTACAAGATCAGGGCGACGCCGGCGCTCTACCTGATCAACCGCGACGGGACGATCGCCTACGGGCACTACGGGCCGCTCAACCCCGACGAGCTGGCCGCAGTCGTTGCGCAGGCGCGCTAG